The genomic window CCGCTCAAACTGCGCAGCGGTTTGAAAGGGAACTACCACGCAAACTACCACAACTCATACAATTTACCGTTAGGGGTAATCCCTCTATATTTAAAAACTATTGAATTTAGTAGCTAAAGAACTTTATCTTAGCTTTTAGCTCAATGTCAAGACTGTTTTAGGCATTGGTGTTTAATAAACCGGATGGCAATCAAGGTTTGATTGTACAAAGTGATTTATTAAAAGTAATATCTTGCTAAGTTACAGTTTAGTGGTGATCCTATATTTTTGGAATCCCGATCAGAGTAATTCAAAAGTAGAAAAGTTGCAATCCTTTGAGCTTATTTGTTCACAATTTAATAATTTATTGATGGAAAATCAAAAAGCTTCATCGGAAGTTGTCAACCCAAATGCTGCTGAGCTTGACATTGGCAGTAGAAGTCATTGGGTAGCTGTTGGTCAAAATTCCGAAGATGTCAAAGAGTTTGGAGTTTACAGCGACGATCAATTTGCTATGGCTCAATGGCTCAAAGAAAAAAATATCACTAGTATTGCCATTGAAATTACAGGTACTTATTGGCAAAACCTTTTTTCAAGTCTTATTTCATTTGGATATGAAGTGTTTCTTGTAAATGGAAAACAGACCAAAAATGTCAAAGGGAAGAAAACAGAGATTAAGGATTGTCAATGGATACAAAAATTACATTAGATGGGATTATTCAGGAGTAGTTTTTTACCAGATAGTAAAACAGAACTCATCAGAACCTTTTCTCGACATCGCTAGAATCTAATCGAGATGTGTGCAAACTGCACCAGGCGAATGCAGAAATATCTTCGACTTATGAACATGAGATTAGATGTTGTTGTAAATGGTATATATGGTGAGACTGGTCAAAATATTATTTCAACTTTTATTCAAGGAGAGCATGGTGGTGTTAAACTTGTTGCTTTGAGGCACTACAATTGTAGAAAGTCTGAATCTGAAATTGCAAAAGCCTTTCAATTCAAAGGAAGGATGGATTTCTTGTTTTCTCTTAAACAAGAATGGTAGACATACCAACACTTACAAAATCAAATTCAGAAAACTGATAAAGAGATAAATTCACTCCTTGAAAAAATTATAGCTGATGCCGACAAAAAGAAACAACATGTTGCTGGCCATAAGCCTTTCAAAAGAAAAAACAAAAATTCTATTACCGGAACAGATATCAACCAAATCGCCCATAAATATTTCGAAGGCGTAGATCTGATGAAAATTGAAGGCGTAAGTCATGCAACTGAAATGACAATAATAAGTGAAATCGGATTAGAAGGATTTAGTAAATTTCATACTACAAAACAATTTGTCTCTTGGTTGCGATTATCCCCAAACAATAAAATAAGCGGAGGAAAAGTCCTAAGCAATCAAATAGCAAGGGGTAGTAATCGACTAAAAATAGCACTTCGTCAAGCAGCGAATTGCATTGGAAACTTAAAAGAAACCCATCTCTCAGATTTCTTTAGACGAATCTGTATTAAGCGTGGGAGAGCTTCTGCTGTTTCTGCAACGGCTAGGAAACTTGGAGTAATACCATGGCAATGATCACTAAAAAAAATCAGTATGCACCACCTAAAGAGTATCTCATGCTTGATCAAAAAAGAAAACTAGGATTAGTAAGTCGGATTCGAAAATCTATTACTAAATTTGATCTAAAACCGGATGATCTTGGATTTGCAACTGTTTGATTTTCAGGCTTCACCGGTGACGTTAGTCAGAATGTTTTTGCGACATTCCTAACCATAACGAACAACTCATAATTGGTTATTTACTGTTTGACTTGCGGAGAATAATTTTAATATTTTCCGCATTTCTGCGGAGATTAATGATTATATTTGCCGCAGCAACAACTTTAGATAGTGGCAAAATATATTTACGAATACAAAAACTGGACGCACTTTACTTGGCGGGAAACCGACATCAATGCCATTTTTGGTGAAGTCCGAAACCTGCAAGGCAAGATAATAGGGCAGATGAACACACTTGGCTTTTCCACAAAAGAAGAAGCGACCCTTACAACTTTAACGCTTGACGTTATTAAATCATCTGAGATAGAAGGAGAGAAACTCGACTATGACCAAGTTCGTTCATCCATTGCAAGACGATTGGGAATTAATATAGCTGGTCTTATTCCTGCAAACAGAAATGTAGAAGGTATTGTTGAAATGATGTTGGACGCAACTCAAAACTATCAAAAGCAACTGACAAATAAGCGACTGTTTGGCTGGAATTCTGCACTTTTTCCTACAGGATACAGCGGAATGCATAAAATAGAAGTTGGACGCTATCGAACGGGTGAGATGCGAATAGTATCAGGTGCAATGGGAAAAGAAAAAGTCCATTACGAAGCTGTTCATGCAAACAAGGTGAAAGAAGAAATGGACAAGTTTTTAAAATGGTTTAATGACAACGCTCCTCTTGACCTTGTTCTAAAATCTGCAATTGCTCATTTCTGGTTTATTATAATACACCCATTTGACGATGGAAACGGAAGAATTGCAAGAGCAATTTCGGATTTAATGCTTGCCCGTGCCGACAAAACATCAGAACGATATTACAGTATGTCAAGTCAAATTTTGATTGAACGAAAACAATATTATGAGATTTTACAAAAGGTTCAACATAGTAGCGGTGACATTACAGAATGGTTAGACTGGTTTCTGCATTGTCTCAAAAATTCGCTTTTAGCAACAGAAACTACCTTACAAAAAATATTACGCAAGACTGAATTTTGGAAGGACCACGAGAACACAAAGTTTAACGAAAGACAGAGATTGGTGTTGAACAAAATGTTTGACGGATTTGAAGGAAAACTAAAATCATCTAAATGGGCAAAAATTGCAAAATGTTCACCTGACACAGCATTACGCGATATAAAAGATTTAATTGATAAAGGAATATTGCGTCAAGAGCAACAAGGCGGACGAAGCACAAACTATGAACTTGCGGACTTCTGAAAGTAACACTACCGCTAACATACAAGGTTTAAACGAAGCTCTGCCTCAATTTAATCCTGTGTTGAATAAAGCTCGGGTAGCCCGGCTTTGAGGTCAATACTATGGGGAATAAATAATTTTGTGATGGGATGCTGAAGACGCTTAGAGAATATTCATGAGATTGATCAGTGATTTATCAAGCTTCAATGGGATTGGAATTGAATAAAAAGCTTACATTTTTATATAGCTGATTGGTTTTTGAAATAAATGGTCATGTAGTTTTCAAGGATTATTTTATTTGTGCATTAGGATTTTAGCTCGTTCACAGATACAAGTCGTTTATAGTGCATTGCTTTGTAAAATTTGATGATTCGCTATTGATTGTGGAATTGGACTAAAGCTCAGTATTCGGATCATCTTGCCTGTCTTGAAACAGGGACATGAGTCAGGGTCGAAATGGTATTTCTCAACTCTTGAAGGACCCTAATTTTCTCAAAATTGCCTTGTTTTAAGCCTGTGGGAGAGCTTAGTTTTTAAGCAAAGTATTCGTCGGTTTATAAAAATGTTGCCTTTATCACGTCTAAAAATTCGGTTATATGAAATTTTACCAGGTGATTTATGTACTTGGAAACAAAAAATAAGGTATTTTCACAGTCTGCCGTTATGTGCCACATTAAGACCACAGAAACCAAATGATAAGTTCATCTGACAAAGAATATAAACAAACGAAACAAATTATGCTTGGAAAGCAGACTTTGAATCCAGAATTCAAACCTCTTGCTGACTTCATTGACAAGACATTTGGCGTAAGGACCATCAATATTGTGTATGACAAAATTAATAAAGGGATAAGGTCAAGAATTGGAATTTATTTTGAGCATTCACACGAAAAGCAAAGTTTCAACGAAAACAATAGTCATGTGAATTTTGACAGTAAGAAACAAAAGCTAATTGCGGATAAATTCAAACAGACAATAATCGAGCAAGATCTTATTAAAAAGAAAGGACATTTTAAATTTTTTAGCAAATCCGAAATAAGCAAATATCAAACAGACAACATCTGGGTTTACTATTGTGCTTTTGAGCCGTTAGCAAAAGAAGAAGCAAATGAAAGCATTCCGCAAGACAAGGTTATGCAACTCAAAACAGAATTAAACTGTAAAGACCTTTGGGAAATTTCGAGATGTTTTTCGGGTACAACTTTCTTTTTATTTACTGACGAACAACTCAAACAATATGAGAATAGTGAAACAAGAAAAGTATGGGCTGACAAGTATTTTGATCTATTAGAGCCTTACAACGAGTTTGGTTATTTTAAACGTGACAATTTCAATATTTACCTAGATAGCAAAGAAAATTTTGACAATAACTACGAAAGCAACTGGTATTACTATTACAAATGACATGCAAAGCAGCACAAAACAGCACCTAACTAAAAGTGGTGACCCAGTGGTTAAATCAAGCTTGGTGCTTCTATCAACGTTTCTGCTTGATTGATAGTAAGGCGCATCGAAATCGCCACCTTCAGGTAGTTGCAAAATCATTATATGACATTTTAAAAAGACTGCATGGAAAGCATCGGAGAATTTTTTGACAGGTCGATTTATTGATTAGGATTCAAAAATTTTGCGGACCCACTTCCTGAAAAAAATTGGGTGTATCTTGGCATCTCGATTGTTAAACCAATAAAGATGTATACGATAATTTTGTTCAGACTTCAATTTCAAATAATATTCTTGAGATTAAAGGACATAGAAAATTTAGTGAATAACTCTATGACCATTTTGACGAAATCATGGTTAAAATGGAAGCTAACGAAGAGATTTCTAAAATTGATGTAATGACCACATTTCATGATGAAGATACATTAGTTTCCTTATTTTGGCATTGCTTCCTTTCGGCTTGTATACCAGCAATGGAAGGCCTTGACGGAGGAAATAGACCCGTAGAAATAAAATCTATATTATAGAGATCGAATTAAGTTGGTTACCGCGTTCAGACAACTTTATACATTAAGTATGGCAAGTGTGAACATTTATGAATGAATTTCAAATTGAAAATAAGGATGTGAAAAAAAAACATTATGTTATATAAGGATTAAACGAATCTTTACTTCGATTTAATCCTGTGTTGAATGAAACGATGCCCTCCAGGCCTTTGTCTGACAGTAAGGGTAATCAATAAGTAAAGAACAAGATGGTAATAGCGCTCAGAAGATTTTAATGTGCTCTCTCTCCGTTTTACGTTTTCTTGCTTTATTTGAAATAGAATTAGTAAGTTAGTTTCCTTTTGAATGAAAAAATTAGTTTAAGCTTTACAAAAACAAAAAAGGCAAGCTTTTATGCTTGCCTTCTGTCTACTATTGTTCACTTTGTTGTGATTCACTTTGATGGCAGTGTTCTGTCCAATACTTGTGCCTTGCGTAATGTGGTTTACCCACGGTCAATGCCAACACTCCAATAGTTATCGCTGCACTTACCAGAACAATGATAAATTTTGATTTACGATTCATCTTAAATATTTTTATTTTTCATAAAATCTTTATTGCCACAATAAGAACTGCCCATACGTTCTTTAAATGATAAATACTCCTCTTCATCCATTCCTCTGATTTTCTCAGCAAATGCTAGCCGCATCTCAGGATGATAACCATAATGGCCTCCAAATCTGTGATGCATCATCATCCTACCCATACCAAATGGTGTAAAAATGAACTTGAGAAGAAGAATAATTAGCAATAATGGACCTGTAAAAAATAGGATCACCCCCAATAAAATACCGCCTGCTATAGGCTTTAATACATCTTTTGTCATTTTGATAAATTTTCTTGTTTTATCAGGGTAGACGAACCAGCTTTCTTTTTACTTTAAATTTTTATAAAAAATTTTCATTCAACACAAGATTTACGTTTCCTCCACTCCTCCTTGATCCTTGCCTTCTCCTCCTCAGACATGCTCATCCACCTCTCCTTATGATGTGGAGAAAACGGGTGTCTTGGCTTCCCTCTGAAGCCATAACTGCCAAAAAGTATCCTGCTGAGAACAAACAAACCTAAGGCTTGTAAGTAGCCTATGGATTTTACACCAAAAAGATCTACTACAATCCAATTCCATAAAAACAGTATAATAATTGGCACCACAAGAAGTAGCGCTATCGGTATGAGTATAAATAATTTCTTTCGGGAATGATTTATCATCAGATCAGTTTTTTAATAGTTCATTATAT from Saprospiraceae bacterium includes these protein-coding regions:
- a CDS encoding Fic family protein, whose translation is MAKYIYEYKNWTHFTWRETDINAIFGEVRNLQGKIIGQMNTLGFSTKEEATLTTLTLDVIKSSEIEGEKLDYDQVRSSIARRLGINIAGLIPANRNVEGIVEMMLDATQNYQKQLTNKRLFGWNSALFPTGYSGMHKIEVGRYRTGEMRIVSGAMGKEKVHYEAVHANKVKEEMDKFLKWFNDNAPLDLVLKSAIAHFWFIIIHPFDDGNGRIARAISDLMLARADKTSERYYSMSSQILIERKQYYEILQKVQHSSGDITEWLDWFLHCLKNSLLATETTLQKILRKTEFWKDHENTKFNERQRLVLNKMFDGFEGKLKSSKWAKIAKCSPDTALRDIKDLIDKGILRQEQQGGRSTNYELADF
- a CDS encoding cbb3-type cytochrome oxidase assembly protein translates to MINHSRKKLFILIPIALLLVVPIIILFLWNWIVVDLFGVKSIGYLQALGLFVLSRILFGSYGFRGKPRHPFSPHHKERWMSMSEEEKARIKEEWRKRKSCVE